Proteins from one Planctomyces sp. SH-PL62 genomic window:
- a CDS encoding tail protein X, with protein sequence MRRSPSDDAPAPFETRTMNRQILPSMLLSVFIVCFFAVVLRPVEPAGGSTTIATSSPGRTESSVKPQADPEAPPPPPATTEPAADAAPASTEPAASGSPPIPQPEPASASVSGPSPAPAETTARPVQPIAPIASVTPASPPAPVVAAVAEAAPALAPTPPTSEPEPRPEPPPERPAPRRPAETSTRIATTPAPRRSPPVTVPSPAAAAPAPAPQPPAAVAIETAPASELIVIPRGEPETTVAAAGETLEDVALRVYGDRSGVEILLQANRGLASRRGPLRAGALLWTPSR encoded by the coding sequence ATGAGGCGCAGTCCCTCCGACGACGCCCCCGCCCCCTTCGAGACGCGCACCATGAACCGCCAGATCCTACCCAGCATGCTGCTGAGTGTGTTCATCGTTTGCTTCTTCGCTGTGGTGCTCCGCCCCGTCGAGCCCGCGGGGGGGAGCACGACGATCGCCACGTCCTCCCCCGGCCGAACCGAGTCGTCGGTGAAGCCCCAGGCCGATCCCGAAGCCCCGCCGCCGCCACCTGCGACTACGGAGCCCGCCGCCGACGCCGCTCCGGCATCGACGGAACCCGCCGCGTCGGGCTCGCCCCCGATTCCCCAACCGGAACCGGCTTCCGCCTCCGTCTCCGGACCGTCGCCGGCTCCCGCCGAGACGACCGCGCGTCCGGTGCAACCGATCGCCCCGATCGCGAGCGTCACGCCCGCCAGTCCCCCCGCGCCGGTCGTCGCCGCTGTCGCGGAGGCGGCCCCAGCCCTGGCCCCGACCCCGCCGACTTCCGAACCGGAACCGAGGCCCGAGCCGCCTCCCGAACGGCCCGCGCCGAGGCGCCCGGCCGAGACGTCGACGAGGATTGCGACGACCCCGGCGCCGCGACGCTCGCCGCCCGTCACCGTCCCCTCGCCCGCCGCCGCCGCCCCCGCCCCGGCGCCGCAGCCTCCGGCGGCCGTGGCGATCGAGACGGCGCCGGCCTCGGAGCTGATCGTGATCCCACGCGGGGAGCCGGAGACGACCGTGGCGGCCGCGGGAGAGACGCTCGAAGACGTGGCCCTGCGGGTCTACGGCGACCGGAGCGGCGTGGAGATTCTGCTCCAGGCGAACCGCGGGCTGGCCTCGCGCCGAGGGCCGCTCCGCGCGGGCGCCCTGCTTTGGACCCCTTCGCGGTAG
- a CDS encoding DUF3488 and DUF4129 domain-containing transglutaminase family protein — translation MNSYLVYRASFYVMMTVAATALSVDASDDPVSWLLPPLVGAAGLVAFLTVDRNPNWALPTGLASLLGLGSLALLYVEYSMDDSQAVRCLGHWLVSLQLIKYFLPKSSEDDWVLFLVGLMQVLIGAVINVGDQVGVWLFVWAVLAVWVLGQFFLQREARRFLATAPARARVPLEPLPDDPYRNLFDGAYFSATVRVLALTLGLGFFFFLVLPRQQGVTRARFGTTATKHLTGFDEEVALGQLGEILENDSPVMTVEFSDEDRAPVPPPPEPLWRGVTLNSYEKGRWRRQNYRSMRTFPTYRAGRRKVIRQAVKLEANDSPTLFGLRPFVEVSTGRRLAPSLNAVDGTVFRAESRGAYDYEVISDADPAAIQNGEETPSEDRLRNVLLACPEDVEEALKKVAEPIVAAIPAADVRGRAGAIEAYFHDSRIFAYTLEMGSVDGAIDPVVDFVLNRKEGHCEYFASAMALMLRSVGIPSRLVNGFKGGDWNDFTQSMTVRQKHAHSWVEAYLGRTEQGQPIWVTFDPTPGNERDRSVAQVGGLASNFRSFTDLFRYVWVFYILGYDSNRQTKLIYSPVKLLAQQINAGYAILWKWASETFVGLFQFRNLQSLISVKGFVVSFLLLTLLAVVVKGAIWLIKRIAAWWRGPSDDGPGATAGILFYRRLAHLLADYDLRRAPAETQGEFAHRAFRFLNGRGDGGQQVAALPEKVVEAFYQVRFGDRDLSPETLADLEKSLDQLEARLAEPAAP, via the coding sequence GTGAACAGCTATCTCGTCTACCGCGCCAGCTTCTACGTCATGATGACGGTGGCCGCCACGGCCCTGAGCGTCGACGCCTCCGACGACCCCGTGAGCTGGCTGCTCCCCCCACTGGTGGGCGCGGCCGGGCTCGTCGCCTTCCTGACCGTGGACCGCAACCCGAACTGGGCGCTGCCCACCGGCCTGGCCTCGCTCCTGGGCCTGGGCTCCCTGGCGCTTCTCTACGTCGAGTATTCGATGGACGACAGCCAGGCCGTCCGCTGCCTGGGCCACTGGCTGGTCTCGCTCCAGCTCATCAAGTACTTCCTCCCCAAGTCGAGCGAGGACGATTGGGTCCTGTTCCTGGTCGGGCTGATGCAGGTGCTCATCGGCGCGGTCATCAACGTGGGCGATCAGGTGGGGGTATGGCTCTTCGTCTGGGCCGTGCTGGCCGTCTGGGTGCTCGGCCAGTTCTTCCTCCAGCGCGAGGCCCGGAGGTTCCTGGCGACGGCCCCGGCGCGGGCCCGCGTCCCCCTGGAGCCGCTGCCGGACGACCCCTACCGCAACCTGTTCGACGGGGCCTACTTCTCGGCCACGGTGCGGGTCCTGGCCCTGACGCTGGGCCTCGGTTTCTTCTTCTTCCTGGTCCTCCCCCGGCAGCAGGGGGTGACTCGGGCGCGGTTCGGGACGACGGCGACGAAGCACCTCACCGGCTTCGACGAGGAGGTCGCCCTGGGGCAGCTCGGCGAGATCCTCGAGAACGACTCCCCGGTGATGACGGTCGAGTTCTCGGACGAGGACCGGGCCCCGGTCCCTCCCCCCCCCGAGCCGCTCTGGCGGGGCGTGACCCTGAACAGCTATGAGAAGGGCCGCTGGCGACGCCAGAACTACCGCTCGATGCGGACCTTCCCGACCTACCGGGCGGGCCGCCGCAAGGTGATCCGCCAGGCCGTGAAGCTGGAAGCCAACGACTCCCCCACGCTCTTCGGCCTCCGCCCGTTCGTGGAGGTCTCCACCGGCCGGCGGCTGGCGCCGTCGCTCAACGCGGTCGACGGCACCGTCTTCCGCGCCGAGTCCCGCGGCGCCTACGACTACGAGGTCATCTCCGACGCCGATCCCGCCGCCATCCAGAACGGCGAGGAGACCCCCTCCGAGGATCGGCTCCGCAACGTCCTGCTGGCCTGCCCCGAGGACGTCGAGGAGGCCTTGAAGAAGGTCGCCGAGCCGATCGTGGCCGCGATCCCCGCCGCCGACGTCCGGGGGCGGGCCGGCGCCATCGAGGCCTATTTCCACGACTCCCGGATCTTCGCCTACACCCTGGAGATGGGTTCCGTCGACGGTGCGATCGACCCCGTCGTGGACTTCGTCCTGAACCGCAAGGAAGGACACTGCGAGTATTTCGCCAGCGCCATGGCGCTGATGCTCCGATCCGTCGGCATCCCCTCGCGACTGGTCAACGGCTTCAAGGGGGGGGACTGGAACGACTTCACCCAGTCGATGACCGTGCGGCAGAAGCACGCCCACAGCTGGGTCGAGGCCTACCTCGGCCGCACCGAGCAGGGCCAGCCGATCTGGGTCACGTTCGACCCCACCCCCGGCAACGAGCGCGACCGTTCGGTCGCGCAGGTGGGGGGCCTCGCCTCGAACTTCCGGAGCTTCACCGACCTCTTCCGCTACGTCTGGGTCTTCTACATCCTCGGCTACGACTCGAACCGCCAGACCAAGCTCATCTACAGCCCGGTGAAGCTGCTGGCCCAGCAGATCAACGCCGGCTACGCCATCCTCTGGAAATGGGCCTCCGAGACCTTCGTCGGCCTCTTCCAGTTCCGCAACCTCCAGTCGCTGATCAGCGTCAAGGGCTTCGTCGTCTCGTTCCTGCTCCTCACCCTCCTAGCGGTCGTCGTCAAGGGGGCGATCTGGCTGATCAAGCGGATCGCGGCCTGGTGGCGGGGGCCGTCCGACGACGGGCCCGGGGCGACCGCGGGCATTCTGTTCTACCGCCGACTGGCACACCTCCTGGCCGACTACGACCTGAGGCGGGCGCCGGCCGAGACCCAGGGCGAGTTCGCCCACCGCGCCTTCCGATTCCTGAACGGGCGGGGCGACGGCGGTCAGCAAGTCGCCGCGCTCCCCGAGAAGGTCGTGGAGGCGTTCTATCAGGTCCGCTTCGGAGACCGGGACCTGTCGCCGGAGACTCTCGCCGATCTCGAAAAGAGCCTCGACCAGCTGGAAGCTCGATTGGCCGAGCCGGCCGCCCCCTGA